A section of the Bacteroidales bacterium genome encodes:
- a CDS encoding TonB-dependent receptor: protein MAKDRLSFFTLLFKKTFFFLSFGLIGIGTVSAQSYKVSGKIIDKTDNQPVIGAFVFLTDVKDTTNRVAGTTDVDGKFLLTGLKKKAYHLTIQSINYEKIRQEITLTKQVTDLGTFTLEMASKMLKEVVVVGQGTAVQKGDTTVMTAESFKVTQDANAEDLVKKMPGITVENGTVSARGEKVEKVLVDGKPFFGDDPSVALRNLPAEVIDRVQVFNKLSDQAELTGFDDGQSSRTINIITKKSSKFSSFGKFTGGTNFDDKYLAGGSFNLFRGQQRFTFSGMTNNINQSNFAMQDLIGATSGGSMRTGWGGRSFGDWGGISKNSSLGFNYIDNWGKKISVSGSYFYNTSSTTRITNKDIEYLLIDQGNFEQDSAYTTSKNQNHRLNMRIEYNIDSMNSMVIVPRFSLQDNSNNSFSQSLISGGDINSQSIEQTFSDNLGYNLGNDLTWRHKFVKKGRTLSIRSSVSYDKRNNDITDLATVDTIPDNQLIDGLTNNLNLNTNFNYTEPLGKFSQLQFNYNNNFRGSDNSRKVFALDPENHKSNSMDSLSNVYNNNLYANRVGLSWLYNKKDLNLMVGLNYERSDLKGQQDFPKQAKVNETFQSFLPNLMLNYKFSAISNLRVFYRTETDVPSITELQNAIDNSDRRKIRTGNPFLKQEYSHNLMSNFSYANPTSGFNAFVFVRGQYAKNIISNKTIYAQNDTLLRPDGIDVTLYPGSQLSYPVNLDHSYQLNSMINLSYFVKPIKSNVSLVNGFNYNQTPEFAQTLINRSNNYSLMNSLIITSNISSNVDFTVSYTSNYSITKYSLDFMDRKIYWYQSASAKLNLILWKGIVFNTDVVGQYNKGSQMNDDYTEQYFVWNASIGKKFLKSKAAEVRLGAYDILNQNQSISRSVTATSMTDTRINAYKRYFLVLFTYNLRSSRGAPQEKQEPGRTFPGGPPPGMPPGGFRPGGGPPAGGPQGGYHDHGPGGF, encoded by the coding sequence ATGGCTAAAGATCGATTATCTTTTTTTACCCTTTTATTTAAAAAAACATTCTTTTTTCTCTCTTTTGGTCTTATCGGAATCGGCACAGTTTCAGCCCAATCCTATAAAGTAAGCGGCAAAATCATTGACAAAACCGACAATCAACCGGTTATCGGCGCTTTTGTATTCCTCACCGATGTTAAGGATACAACCAATCGTGTAGCAGGGACTACCGATGTGGACGGGAAATTTCTGCTTACAGGCCTTAAAAAGAAAGCCTATCATCTGACTATTCAGAGCATCAATTATGAAAAAATCAGGCAGGAAATAACCCTGACAAAACAGGTGACCGACCTCGGAACCTTTACACTTGAAATGGCCAGCAAAATGCTGAAGGAAGTCGTTGTTGTAGGCCAGGGAACAGCAGTTCAGAAAGGTGACACAACGGTTATGACTGCCGAATCATTCAAAGTAACGCAGGATGCCAACGCTGAAGATCTTGTGAAAAAGATGCCGGGGATTACCGTTGAAAACGGAACAGTGAGTGCCCGTGGTGAAAAAGTGGAAAAAGTACTTGTTGACGGGAAACCTTTCTTCGGCGATGATCCTTCAGTTGCACTTCGAAACCTGCCTGCAGAGGTTATTGACAGGGTGCAGGTATTCAATAAGCTGAGCGACCAGGCCGAACTGACAGGGTTTGATGATGGACAATCATCACGGACAATCAATATTATAACCAAAAAAAGCAGCAAATTCAGTTCATTCGGTAAGTTTACCGGAGGTACCAATTTCGATGATAAATACCTGGCTGGAGGAAGTTTTAACCTTTTCAGGGGACAACAACGGTTTACTTTCAGCGGTATGACCAATAACATAAATCAGTCGAATTTTGCCATGCAGGACCTTATTGGTGCCACTTCAGGAGGATCCATGCGGACCGGCTGGGGCGGAAGAAGCTTCGGTGACTGGGGTGGTATCAGTAAAAACAGTTCATTAGGTTTCAATTATATAGATAATTGGGGTAAAAAAATATCGGTTTCAGGAAGCTATTTTTACAACACATCTTCTACAACCCGGATCACCAATAAGGATATTGAATACCTGTTAATTGACCAGGGAAACTTCGAACAGGATTCGGCTTATACCACTTCGAAAAACCAGAACCACCGACTGAATATGAGAATCGAGTACAATATCGACTCCATGAATTCAATGGTGATTGTTCCAAGGTTCAGTCTGCAGGATAATTCGAACAATTCATTTTCACAAAGCCTGATCTCAGGAGGTGATATTAATTCTCAAAGTATTGAACAGACTTTTTCAGATAACCTGGGATATAACCTTGGTAATGACCTTACCTGGAGGCATAAGTTTGTGAAGAAAGGAAGGACCCTCTCGATACGGTCATCGGTTTCTTACGATAAGAGAAATAATGACATCACTGACCTCGCAACAGTTGACACTATTCCGGATAACCAGTTAATTGACGGGCTTACCAATAATCTAAACTTAAATACCAATTTCAACTACACTGAACCCCTTGGAAAATTCAGCCAGTTACAGTTTAACTACAACAATAATTTCAGGGGCAGCGATAACAGTCGAAAAGTTTTTGCCCTTGATCCCGAGAATCATAAATCAAATTCCATGGATTCCCTTTCCAATGTTTACAACAATAACCTGTATGCTAACCGCGTGGGATTATCCTGGCTGTATAATAAAAAGGACCTGAATCTTATGGTGGGATTGAACTATGAGCGTTCAGACCTGAAAGGCCAGCAGGATTTTCCGAAACAGGCCAAAGTGAACGAAACTTTTCAGAGCTTTCTTCCTAACCTTATGCTGAATTATAAGTTTTCGGCAATCAGTAACCTCAGGGTGTTCTATCGTACAGAAACCGACGTGCCTTCAATAACTGAGTTACAAAATGCAATTGATAATTCCGACAGGAGAAAGATCAGAACAGGTAATCCTTTCCTGAAGCAGGAATACTCACACAATTTGATGTCAAATTTCTCCTATGCCAATCCGACTTCAGGTTTTAATGCTTTCGTATTTGTGAGAGGACAGTATGCAAAGAACATTATTTCAAATAAGACCATTTATGCCCAGAACGATACGCTCCTGAGGCCTGATGGCATTGACGTAACTCTTTACCCCGGAAGCCAGCTTTCATATCCTGTAAACCTGGATCATTCGTACCAGCTGAATTCAATGATTAACCTGAGTTACTTTGTGAAGCCGATTAAAAGTAACGTCAGCCTTGTAAATGGTTTTAATTATAACCAGACACCAGAGTTTGCACAGACTCTGATCAATCGCTCCAACAATTATTCATTGATGAACAGCCTCATCATCACAAGCAACATCAGCTCAAATGTTGATTTTACTGTATCATATACCTCCAATTACAGCATCACCAAATATTCTCTTGATTTCATGGATAGGAAAATATACTGGTATCAGTCAGCCAGTGCCAAACTTAACCTGATCCTGTGGAAAGGTATAGTGTTTAATACGGATGTCGTTGGACAGTATAACAAGGGATCACAAATGAACGATGATTACACCGAACAGTACTTTGTATGGAATGCCAGTATAGGGAAGAAGTTTCTGAAAAGTAAGGCGGCTGAAGTGCGGTTAGGTGCCTATGACATTCTTAACCAGAATCAGAGTATTTCGAGATCTGTAACGGCTACCAGCATGACCGATACCAGGATCAACGCCTATAAACGTTATTTCCTTGTATTGTTTACTTATAATTTACGGTCAAGTCGTGGTGCTCCCCAGGAAAAACAGGAACCGGGCAGGACATTCCCCGGCGGACCTCCTCCGGGCATGCCTCCGGGAGGTTTCAGGCCGGGTGGTGGACCTCCGGCCGGCGGACCTCAGGGTGGTTATCATGATCACGGACCGGGTGGATTCTGA
- a CDS encoding DUF4249 domain-containing protein, whose protein sequence is MKTIIKLSCFVTVLSLVLSCEKELDLSFPVTPSQMVIEGWIENGMPAQVILSHSAPYFSAIDSNNIIDFSETHAKVTLYSGSDHEILTLKPNQSYFPPYLYKSSRIKGTYNQSYTLEIIKFDTITRQYDTITASTTIPEPVELDSVWFETDPGMETKGRIWIRLSDDGSKANYYRLLYKRKGKDSRYVATNISTFNDVMINGKTAEMGFLRGYSSLADVEKENYFEKGDTVSIKFCTIDKEQFDFWNVYQSKVIASANPLATSNNLLKSNIKGGLGMWTGYGATYYLVIVK, encoded by the coding sequence ATGAAAACCATTATAAAATTAAGCTGTTTTGTTACTGTTTTATCACTGGTTCTGTCCTGTGAGAAGGAGCTGGATCTTTCATTTCCTGTTACTCCCTCACAAATGGTAATCGAGGGCTGGATTGAAAACGGAATGCCGGCCCAGGTAATTCTTTCGCATTCAGCGCCATATTTTTCAGCCATCGATTCAAACAATATCATTGATTTTAGTGAAACCCATGCCAAGGTTACGTTGTATTCCGGTTCAGATCATGAAATTTTGACGCTGAAGCCGAATCAGAGCTATTTTCCACCTTACCTGTATAAGAGTTCCCGTATTAAAGGTACGTACAATCAATCATACACGCTGGAGATTATAAAATTTGATACAATCACACGGCAATACGACACCATAACAGCATCCACTACCATACCTGAACCGGTTGAACTCGATTCTGTGTGGTTTGAAACCGATCCGGGGATGGAAACAAAAGGCAGGATTTGGATCAGGCTCAGTGATGACGGTTCAAAGGCAAATTACTACAGGCTATTGTATAAGCGAAAGGGCAAAGACAGCCGCTATGTAGCAACCAATATTTCAACATTCAACGATGTGATGATCAACGGAAAAACCGCTGAAATGGGATTTCTGCGGGGTTATTCCAGTCTCGCTGATGTGGAGAAAGAAAATTACTTTGAAAAAGGCGATACAGTGAGTATTAAGTTTTGCACTATTGATAAGGAGCAGTTTGATTTCTGGAATGTATACCAGAGCAAAGTTATTGCATCAGCCAATCCCCTGGCCACAAGCAATAATCTTCTGAAATCAAATATTAAGGGTGGTTTGGGAATGTGGACCGGTTACGGAGCCACCTATTACCTTGTTATCGTGAAATAA
- a CDS encoding DUF190 domain-containing protein: protein METTDRSALKIHISSTDKMGSKLLYEYIVHQAKNKGITGVTVYRGIMGYGASSSHISTSRYWELTEKLPVVIEMIDVTKVLEDFCTFLTPLLEETKKGVLVTIEPVRVVYQKAGLKKSV from the coding sequence ATGGAAACCACAGACCGTAGTGCGTTGAAAATCCATATCAGTTCAACCGATAAAATGGGTTCAAAGCTTTTGTATGAATACATTGTACATCAAGCGAAAAACAAAGGTATCACTGGTGTTACGGTTTACCGGGGTATCATGGGGTACGGGGCCAGCAGCAGTCATATAAGCACCTCGCGGTACTGGGAACTCACTGAAAAGCTTCCGGTTGTAATTGAGATGATTGATGTAACCAAAGTATTGGAAGATTTTTGTACTTTTCTTACGCCCCTGCTTGAAGAAACGAAGAAAGGTGTGCTGGTGACCATTGAACCGGTGAGGGTGGTTTACCAAAAAGCAGGTTTGAAAAAATCAGTTTGA
- the crcB gene encoding fluoride efflux transporter CrcB yields the protein MLKQVFLVGFGGFIGSVARFFVSRLNLRYDILSIPVGTLTVNVVGSFIIGFLTGISVKSNLLSTEWRLFLMVGICGGFTTFSSFSNENLMLMHNGQYAAVLLYTCLSVILGFAAVYLGYATTNSL from the coding sequence ATGCTTAAACAGGTATTTCTTGTTGGTTTTGGCGGCTTTATCGGCAGTGTCGCAAGGTTCTTCGTATCAAGGCTTAACCTGCGTTATGATATATTATCTATACCGGTTGGCACCCTTACTGTTAATGTGGTAGGAAGCTTTATCATCGGGTTTCTGACAGGCATTTCAGTAAAAAGCAACCTGCTTTCTACAGAATGGCGACTTTTCCTGATGGTCGGTATCTGCGGGGGATTTACAACATTTTCGAGTTTCAGCAACGAGAACCTGATGCTGATGCACAACGGACAATACGCTGCAGTTTTGCTTTATACATGCCTGAGCGTTATCCTGGGATTTGCCGCCGTATACCTGGGATATGCAACCACTAATTCTTTATAA